In the Nicotiana tabacum cultivar K326 chromosome 16, ASM71507v2, whole genome shotgun sequence genome, one interval contains:
- the LOC142170192 gene encoding uncharacterized protein LOC142170192, translating to MKLALREKGKLRFVDGACTKSRYRGELVEQWEKCNAIVLSWIGSTVSNQLMPRIVYASDARKVWNDFQEIFDRSNLTRIYYLWSEIAMMRQGTDSVTNYYTKMKDLWDEVDVLAPISCCDCEESRPSIKHLKSQRVLQFLMGLNESYGNVRSNILSWRQVVTINEAYVIVPQEENQRTLSVVDIQRDPLTMLARRAQGFKPKGIGLICEHCGYKGHLKENCYKIIGYPPDFKSKKKTR from the coding sequence ATGAAGCTAGCACTGAGAGAAAAAGGTAAGCTTAGATTTGTAGATGGTGCATGTACTAAAAGTAGGTACAGAGGTGAATTGGTTGAGCAATGGGAAAAATGCAACGCGATAGTACTATCTTGGATTGGAAGTACAGTTTCGAACCAATTGATGCCAAGGATCGTTTATGCCTCAGATGCTAGGAAGGTGTGGAATGATTTTCAGGAGATATTTGATCGTTCAAACCTAACAAGGATCTATTACCTTTGGTCTGAGATTGCAATGATGAGACAGGGAACAGATTCAGTAACAAACTATTACACTAAAATGAAAGATCTATGGGATGAAGTGGATGTTTTGGCCCCAATTTCTTGTTGTGATTGTGAAGAGTCAAGACCTTCAATTAAACATCTGAAATCTCAGCGTGTGTTGCAGTTCCTTATGGGCTTAAATGAAAGCTATGGGAATGTAAGGAGTAACATACTTTCATGGAGACAAGTAGTTACTATTAATGAAGCTTATGTAATTGTGCCACAAGAGGAAAATCAAAGAACACTTAGTGTGGTAGATATACAGAGGGATCCACTCACTATGTTAGCAAGAAGGGCAcaaggattcaagcctaaaggcATAGGGTTGATTTGTGAACATTGTGGGTATAAAGGTCATTTGAAGGAAAATTGCTACAAAATTATAGGTTATCCCCCAGATTTTAAGAGTAAGAAGAAAACTAGATAA